A stretch of the Sphingobacterium thalpophilum genome encodes the following:
- a CDS encoding SusD/RagB family nutrient-binding outer membrane lipoprotein: protein MNKYKKVVAFLLMLTLLSSCGKSWLDINVDPNTPSNTVASVQSRLAWIQHYYLYAQGTAGTRAGFVTQQLTFVNSTASNSMIAGWNPIAGMSTTPYQFFFVGAGANFKDMEDKANEEQAYHYLGALYAIRAMGFMLMTDWYGEMPYTEALSTINTPKFDNGKVIFEGCLADIDKAIEYFSMTQPVAAPPLSAGDSWNGGDVNKWLKLCYGLKARWLNNLSKKSALYKPDEILALLNKAATSIGESTVISHVDDKADNIGDILFADPVKTSIVFDNAGMNKNTLLTKWYVDLLTNFDNKGVEDPRADKLIPWAEFGFPKKFVRSKGVDMQSKIRMESGPIASSYNDKDVAIESNGRTIAPHSWYINHAQTARWGDTAYVSIKSSSIGYDGDVSDIARWNDGTVAASGTFYTRPDAPTHLVAYPEMCFIKAEVLFNKGDKAGAFNAYKEGIKAHIDLMNVKLNAYGNINVSKSPMSQAKIDKFMSEGIGTPADITLAKIMTQKFIALSFSQQNWNDMRRYDFNRSVYPGWEVPYEYTVTAAAKIKIPAGKQFRRVRQVSHEINYNAENLAKSHPNALNDDIWSFPVWWDIKE, encoded by the coding sequence CAGGTACACGTGCTGGATTTGTGACGCAACAGTTGACATTTGTCAATAGTACGGCATCCAATAGTATGATTGCAGGATGGAATCCTATTGCGGGGATGTCTACAACGCCTTATCAGTTTTTCTTTGTGGGCGCAGGAGCAAATTTTAAAGATATGGAAGATAAGGCTAATGAGGAGCAAGCTTATCATTATTTAGGGGCATTGTACGCTATTCGTGCGATGGGATTCATGTTAATGACAGACTGGTATGGGGAAATGCCCTATACAGAGGCATTAAGTACCATAAATACGCCCAAGTTCGATAATGGCAAGGTTATCTTTGAAGGTTGTTTAGCTGATATTGACAAAGCGATTGAGTATTTCAGTATGACCCAACCTGTGGCTGCTCCACCCTTATCCGCAGGAGATAGTTGGAACGGAGGAGATGTTAATAAATGGTTGAAACTGTGTTATGGGTTGAAAGCTAGGTGGTTAAATAATCTGTCAAAAAAGAGTGCTCTATACAAGCCTGACGAGATATTAGCTCTATTAAATAAAGCGGCGACATCCATCGGAGAGAGTACGGTGATTTCTCATGTAGATGATAAAGCGGACAATATTGGTGATATTCTCTTTGCCGACCCTGTAAAAACATCGATTGTATTTGATAATGCAGGTATGAACAAGAATACCTTGTTAACAAAATGGTATGTTGATTTGCTGACCAATTTTGATAATAAAGGCGTTGAAGATCCCCGGGCGGATAAGTTGATTCCCTGGGCGGAGTTTGGTTTCCCTAAGAAATTTGTGCGTTCCAAAGGAGTGGATATGCAGTCTAAAATTCGGATGGAATCTGGTCCAATCGCGTCTTCTTATAATGATAAGGATGTTGCCATTGAAAGTAATGGACGGACTATCGCTCCGCACTCTTGGTATATTAATCATGCGCAAACTGCGCGTTGGGGAGACACGGCGTACGTTTCGATAAAAAGTAGTTCAATAGGATATGACGGTGATGTCTCTGATATTGCAAGATGGAATGATGGTACGGTGGCAGCTTCAGGAACCTTTTATACGAGACCCGATGCACCTACACATCTGGTAGCTTATCCTGAAATGTGTTTCATTAAAGCTGAAGTCTTATTCAATAAGGGCGATAAAGCGGGGGCTTTCAACGCTTATAAGGAAGGTATTAAGGCGCATATCGACTTAATGAATGTTAAATTAAATGCCTATGGAAATATTAATGTGAGCAAGTCGCCGATGAGTCAAGCAAAAATTGATAAGTTCATGAGTGAAGGAATAGGTACTCCCGCTGATATAACCTTAGCTAAAATAATGACTCAAAAATTTATTGCTTTATCGTTTTCACAACAAAATTGGAATGATATGCGACGCTATGATTTCAATCGGTCTGTGTACCCTGGTTGGGAAGTGCCGTATGAGTATACAGTAACTGCGGCGGCTAAAATTAAAATACCAGCAGGAAAGCAGTTTAGAAGAGTGCGGCAAGTATCCCATGAGATCAATTACAATGCTGAAAATTTGGCTAAATCTCATCCAAATGCCCTTAATGATGATATATGGTCATTTCCGGTTTGGTGGGATATCAAAGAGTAG
- a CDS encoding peptidoglycan recognition protein family protein, producing the protein MRLIMKFLIVLMPYVLAAQSPKIIQKPISWNQERVQLSLDYLKNRHGLNQSAPTIQPRMVVVHWTANNSVKATFNTFNPVRLPGRPELTKASALNVSSQFVIDRDGTIYQFLPDTIFARHTIGLNYCAIGIENIGSRQHPLTAAQLKANEELIRHLSKKYAIEYVIGHHEYQRFKKTAWWKETDPNYITGKDDPGDQFMIDLRGRLDDLKLKRLP; encoded by the coding sequence ATGAGATTGATTATGAAATTTCTGATTGTGTTAATGCCCTATGTATTGGCAGCACAATCACCCAAAATAATCCAAAAACCAATCTCTTGGAATCAGGAGCGCGTGCAGCTTTCCTTGGATTATCTGAAAAATAGACACGGACTAAACCAGTCTGCACCAACAATACAGCCTAGAATGGTAGTGGTGCACTGGACCGCGAACAATAGCGTGAAAGCAACGTTTAACACGTTTAATCCCGTAAGGCTACCGGGAAGGCCGGAGCTTACAAAAGCAAGTGCGCTGAATGTCTCTTCTCAGTTTGTCATTGATCGTGATGGAACGATCTACCAGTTTTTGCCGGATACAATTTTTGCCCGGCATACGATCGGATTAAATTACTGTGCGATTGGTATTGAAAATATCGGCAGCCGCCAACACCCTTTGACGGCAGCGCAGCTAAAAGCAAATGAAGAATTGATCCGTCATTTAAGTAAGAAATATGCCATCGAATATGTGATAGGTCATCACGAATATCAGCGATTCAAAAAGACCGCATGGTGGAAAGAAACAGATCCAAATTATATAACCGGAAAAGATGATCCGGGAGATCAGTTTATGATCGATTTGCGTGGTAGATTAGATGATTTAAAACTAAAGAGGTTGCCGTAG
- a CDS encoding exo-beta-N-acetylmuramidase NamZ family protein: MMKHTLLKLTFAVAFLASVSCGTSLRSGQLHKHELASDDQTDGRIVTGADQLALYLPQLKGKKVGIMGNQTSVVGPDKGHLVDVLLENQIDLKFAFAPEHGFRGNVERGEKFGNDVDHKTGLPLFTLYGGNKKQDSIVNSIDVMIFDLQDVGARFYTYITSLHRVMELCAKHNKKLIVLDRPNPNGDQVDGPVRHDDKFKSDVSWHKIAMIHGLTIGELAQMINGEKWLENGRQADLQVVKVQNWDHTKMYTLPVIPSPSLPNQLSVRLYLSLCLFEGTDISVGRGTDWPFQVLGYTNPVYGSFTFTPGERHGMSKHVEGKGAVNYGVDLRHLVPEQQKFTLKYLLDFYQKTPDKSTFFARPEFFDKLAGTDQLRKQMIEGKSETEIRASWAADLKAYKQMRKQYLLYPDFE, from the coding sequence ATGATGAAACATACCTTACTAAAATTAACCTTTGCGGTCGCCTTTTTAGCTTCTGTCTCTTGCGGTACATCCCTGCGTTCGGGGCAGTTGCACAAACATGAGTTAGCGTCAGATGATCAGACAGATGGGCGTATCGTTACGGGGGCCGATCAGTTAGCTTTATACCTTCCGCAATTAAAAGGAAAGAAGGTGGGGATCATGGGAAATCAGACTTCTGTTGTAGGACCTGATAAGGGGCATCTGGTGGATGTGCTTTTGGAAAACCAGATTGATCTAAAGTTTGCTTTTGCTCCTGAGCATGGCTTTCGTGGAAATGTAGAGCGGGGTGAAAAGTTTGGCAACGATGTGGATCACAAAACCGGTTTGCCTTTATTTACTTTATATGGCGGCAATAAGAAGCAGGATTCTATTGTCAATTCCATTGATGTGATGATATTTGATCTTCAAGATGTAGGGGCTCGTTTCTACACGTATATCACCTCATTGCATCGTGTGATGGAGTTATGTGCCAAGCATAATAAAAAGCTCATTGTTCTGGATCGTCCTAATCCAAACGGTGACCAAGTGGATGGTCCGGTACGACATGATGATAAATTCAAATCGGATGTGTCCTGGCATAAGATTGCGATGATCCACGGGTTGACCATCGGCGAACTTGCGCAGATGATCAACGGCGAGAAATGGCTGGAAAATGGACGCCAGGCTGATCTTCAGGTCGTAAAGGTGCAGAATTGGGATCACACTAAAATGTATACACTGCCGGTGATACCATCGCCGAGTCTGCCTAATCAGCTTTCTGTGCGCCTGTATCTTTCGCTCTGCCTCTTTGAGGGAACCGATATTTCAGTAGGCCGGGGAACCGACTGGCCGTTTCAGGTATTAGGGTATACCAATCCTGTTTACGGCTCTTTTACATTTACACCCGGTGAACGCCATGGTATGTCGAAACATGTGGAAGGTAAAGGCGCTGTAAATTATGGTGTTGATCTGCGGCATCTAGTTCCGGAACAACAGAAGTTCACCTTGAAATATTTGCTGGATTTCTATCAGAAGACGCCTGATAAAAGTACTTTTTTTGCGCGGCCAGAATTTTTTGATAAGCTGGCAGGGACTGACCAGCTGAGAAAGCAGATGATTGAAGGTAAATCCGAAACAGAGATCCGGGCATCTTGGGCAGCTGATTTGAAAGCATATAAGCAGATGCGTAAACAGTATCTATTATATCCTGATTTTGAATAA
- a CDS encoding SusC/RagA family TonB-linked outer membrane protein, whose amino-acid sequence MRKFVLFSVALGLSFPSESYSFVKKEGTLSGAKLASSLSRSTSKATVQNTVQGTVTDGKGPVSEVSVSVIGGTASTKTDAQGRFKITAAAGSKLRFSSIGYISQDVTVTSNSMNVTLVEDNKSLDEVVVVGYGTQKKGNLTGAVASINIKETMQGRPIADAGRAMQGTTPGLSITIPNGEVGSDPTIKIRGQIGSINGLSNPLILLDNVEIPSINVVNPDDIESITVLKDAAASSIYGAKAAFGVILITTKQGAKTESNTISYSNNFSFQNPFKKYEMGTLDALRYSLDAAKREGNNFVGAFYKINEESYQKAVEWQDKYGSSIGKNDPTLYGRDWYYDPATGYKYGVRTYDPFDYMIREWAPTQQHNLSLSGKSGKTSYNVGLGLLDQSGMLKTNTDQFSRYNASVRVTSELNKYITARAGAIYSRTNKQYPYATNSTTADPWLYMYRWSSLYPYGNDGDGDPIRSPAYETGAANVASQVKNYLNFNAGATVNFMKNWKLDFDYTLSNQEMLWNQPGTRFTAGNSWGAPVKKLDKAGNQLYVDESGNYVDASATGAMPAYDLDYFTYTASGANPDHYRRDNSNILRHTINAFTTYNLNLDGGHDFKFMLGLNRIAERTENSWTQVTKLLDIKNPQLTFGSGTVTGSGAKFWESQIGFFGRVNYAYKDKYLFEANLRRDGSSKFPTDLRWKWYPSVSAGWVVSQEPFMDWSSEFMNQLKIRGSWGSIGDQSVSNALYTSFMENAQSTWIGNAGDRTWYVGSPAAVLSAIGWQDIATLDLGFDARFLKNQLGFVFDWYQRDTKNMIVPMEGVAATFGSKAPMGNFGALRTRGWEFAVDYNHRFENGLGINLRANISDAKSVITKYGTTTIVTENYSGKTYGEIWGYETDRLYQSSDFVYKNGELVTVEVDKKIMNQLADPNGAYQSWVQNSANFTFGPGDVKFKDLNGDGRIDNGKKTLADHGDLKVIGNSTPRYEYGFRLGADFKGFDISAFFQGVGSRQVWGTGFLAQPGFNASDGAMPAAMASNYWTKDRTDAFYPAPFNNAGTNDINNMQVQSRYLLDMSYLRVKNLTLGYTIPAGTLKRIGISNLRVYTALENFFTWDKLNGLPIDPEAVDGVNMFVDAAKNNYNSGRTGVGTPTFKSASVGVQLTF is encoded by the coding sequence ATGAGAAAATTTGTATTATTTTCTGTTGCTCTTGGATTGAGTTTTCCTTCTGAATCCTATTCTTTCGTCAAGAAGGAGGGAACACTGAGCGGCGCCAAGCTTGCGAGCTCTTTGTCGCGCTCTACGTCGAAAGCTACGGTTCAAAATACGGTGCAAGGTACTGTAACGGATGGAAAAGGCCCAGTCTCAGAAGTGAGCGTTTCTGTAATCGGCGGCACGGCATCTACCAAAACGGATGCACAGGGGCGTTTCAAGATTACAGCTGCTGCGGGAAGCAAACTGCGTTTTTCGTCCATAGGATATATTTCGCAGGACGTTACGGTAACCTCAAATTCTATGAACGTGACCTTAGTCGAGGACAATAAGTCGTTGGATGAGGTTGTAGTGGTAGGTTATGGAACACAAAAGAAAGGGAATCTGACGGGGGCTGTCGCTTCAATCAATATTAAAGAAACAATGCAGGGGCGGCCTATCGCTGATGCGGGTAGGGCGATGCAGGGTACAACACCTGGATTAAGTATTACTATCCCTAATGGGGAGGTGGGTTCCGATCCAACAATTAAAATTCGTGGTCAGATAGGTTCCATCAATGGCTTAAGTAATCCCCTGATTTTGTTGGATAATGTCGAAATTCCGAGTATCAATGTGGTCAATCCTGATGATATCGAATCTATAACCGTTTTAAAGGATGCGGCCGCTTCTTCTATTTATGGTGCTAAGGCTGCTTTTGGGGTTATTTTGATAACGACAAAGCAGGGGGCTAAAACAGAAAGTAATACCATAAGCTATTCGAATAACTTCTCGTTTCAGAATCCATTTAAGAAATATGAAATGGGTACTTTGGATGCGTTGCGTTATTCTTTGGATGCAGCAAAGCGAGAAGGAAATAATTTCGTGGGCGCATTCTATAAAATTAATGAAGAAAGTTATCAAAAAGCCGTCGAATGGCAGGATAAGTATGGTAGCTCTATTGGAAAGAACGATCCGACTTTGTATGGACGAGACTGGTATTATGATCCAGCGACTGGGTATAAATATGGTGTGAGAACGTATGATCCATTTGATTATATGATCCGTGAATGGGCTCCAACGCAACAACATAACCTGTCATTATCTGGAAAATCTGGCAAAACATCCTATAACGTGGGGTTGGGACTGCTTGATCAATCAGGGATGCTGAAAACAAACACAGACCAGTTCTCGCGCTATAACGCATCTGTTCGGGTTACTAGTGAGTTAAATAAGTATATTACGGCTCGGGCTGGAGCTATTTATTCACGTACGAATAAACAGTATCCGTATGCGACGAATTCCACAACGGCGGATCCATGGTTGTATATGTATAGATGGAGTTCCTTGTATCCATATGGAAACGATGGTGATGGAGATCCAATCCGTAGCCCTGCTTACGAAACAGGGGCAGCAAACGTAGCTAGTCAGGTCAAGAATTACCTAAATTTTAATGCAGGGGCCACAGTAAATTTCATGAAGAACTGGAAGCTTGATTTTGATTATACCCTGTCGAACCAAGAAATGCTGTGGAACCAACCGGGTACACGTTTTACGGCTGGAAATTCTTGGGGAGCACCGGTAAAGAAGTTGGATAAAGCGGGAAACCAGCTTTATGTGGATGAATCCGGTAACTATGTAGATGCATCAGCTACAGGTGCTATGCCGGCCTATGATTTGGATTATTTTACTTATACAGCTTCCGGGGCCAATCCGGATCATTACAGAAGAGACAATTCTAATATACTTCGGCACACAATAAATGCTTTTACAACATATAACTTAAACTTAGACGGTGGCCATGATTTTAAATTTATGTTAGGGCTCAACCGAATAGCTGAAAGAACTGAAAACTCGTGGACCCAAGTTACTAAATTGCTTGACATAAAGAATCCTCAGTTGACTTTTGGGTCAGGTACAGTTACGGGTTCGGGAGCAAAATTCTGGGAATCCCAGATTGGTTTCTTTGGTCGTGTTAATTATGCTTACAAAGATAAATATCTTTTCGAGGCTAATTTACGCAGGGATGGGTCTTCTAAATTTCCGACCGACTTGAGGTGGAAATGGTATCCTTCAGTATCTGCAGGTTGGGTAGTGTCGCAAGAGCCGTTTATGGACTGGTCCAGCGAGTTTATGAATCAGCTGAAAATCCGTGGATCATGGGGTAGTATTGGTGACCAATCGGTATCTAATGCTTTATACACTAGTTTTATGGAGAATGCTCAATCTACATGGATCGGTAATGCGGGTGATAGAACTTGGTATGTTGGTTCGCCAGCAGCGGTGTTGTCTGCTATTGGCTGGCAGGACATCGCTACATTAGATTTAGGTTTTGATGCGCGTTTCCTTAAAAATCAGTTAGGCTTTGTGTTCGACTGGTATCAAAGGGATACTAAGAACATGATTGTGCCTATGGAGGGAGTGGCTGCTACATTCGGTTCCAAGGCACCGATGGGAAACTTTGGTGCTTTAAGGACGCGCGGATGGGAGTTTGCTGTGGACTACAATCACCGTTTTGAAAATGGATTGGGTATCAACTTACGGGCAAATATCTCAGACGCGAAATCTGTCATAACTAAATATGGTACGACAACAATAGTTACCGAAAACTATAGCGGTAAAACCTACGGAGAGATTTGGGGCTATGAAACCGATCGCCTATATCAAAGTAGTGATTTTGTGTACAAAAACGGAGAACTGGTTACTGTTGAAGTAGATAAAAAGATTATGAATCAGCTTGCAGACCCGAATGGAGCTTATCAAAGCTGGGTGCAGAATTCTGCTAATTTCACTTTTGGTCCCGGAGATGTTAAGTTTAAGGACTTAAATGGCGATGGTAGGATAGATAATGGTAAGAAGACGCTCGCTGATCATGGTGATTTAAAAGTGATCGGTAATTCAACGCCGCGGTATGAATATGGTTTTAGGCTCGGCGCTGATTTCAAAGGGTTCGATATTTCAGCTTTCTTTCAGGGTGTGGGTAGCAGACAGGTTTGGGGGACAGGATTTTTAGCTCAGCCCGGTTTCAATGCTTCCGATGGTGCTATGCCGGCAGCGATGGCTTCAAATTATTGGACTAAAGACCGGACCGATGCGTTTTATCCAGCGCCTTTTAATAATGCTGGTACAAATGATATCAACAATATGCAAGTACAGAGCCGTTATTTGCTTGATATGTCTTACTTGCGTGTGAAGAATCTAACGCTGGGTTATACTATTCCGGCGGGTACATTAAAGCGGATTGGAATTAGTAATTTGCGAGTTTATACGGCATTGGAAAACTTCTTTACATGGGATAAACTTAACGGTTTGCCAATCGATCCAGAGGCTGTAGATGGGGTGAATATGTTTGTCGATGCAGCAAAAAATAATTACAATAGTGGCCGTACAGGAGTGGGGACGCCAACTTTCAAATCTGCCTCCGTAGGTGTTCAATTGACATTCTAA
- a CDS encoding RagB/SusD family nutrient uptake outer membrane protein — protein sequence MGLTGCNSLLDRPALDKITDGQGLYWRDENDLRLFANGFYTQYFNGYNSSYTTDYTPVRGYNFSDDLTFSGQQTSFENSIPDSRYSVAEAGDWLSLYAGPTWNFSWVRKSNIFLDRLENMAKPNLTPEQYNHWTAVARFFKGFEYSRLVSVFGDVPYFEKEVAAADFATQYKDRDNRGVVMDRVYDDFVFVLQNMRNDDGANVLNKYVAASFISRLMLFEGSWQKYHGLDQARAKKYLELAQNAAEIVMASGKFSFSSDFKSLFSSQDLNSNREVIMYRKYDASVNVLHAIGSYQNGIEAQASAPNLKLVKEFLCVDGKPFMASSIENAADFSLASLAKTRDPRFEASFDTDLNTKASTFVYGTKYVARNGYKITSANPDYSKWNSNTNTSDAPVIRYAEVVLNWLEAKEILAEFFGGAPVSQTDIDKSINAIRNRPLDETAIAKGVKKTAPLQLGAIANDPLRDADVSSLMWEIRRERRMEFVFEYSRLMDLRRWKKLNYMDFSKNTDYFTGIWVDIAKQAPDFLKASYIGVTKVRKTDGTVVTYNGTNATDMVGFIVVQSASNRNAITDKNYLAPVGQAQMVEYEQRGYKLTQTKGW from the coding sequence ATGGGGTTGACAGGCTGTAATAGTCTATTGGACCGGCCGGCGCTAGATAAAATTACTGATGGGCAAGGGCTTTATTGGAGAGATGAAAATGACCTCCGGTTGTTTGCCAACGGTTTTTATACACAATATTTTAATGGTTATAACAGTTCGTATACAACAGACTATACGCCTGTGAGGGGGTATAACTTTTCGGATGACCTGACTTTCAGTGGTCAGCAGACTAGTTTTGAAAACTCCATTCCGGATTCTAGATATTCCGTTGCCGAAGCCGGTGACTGGCTGAGCTTGTATGCCGGACCTACCTGGAATTTTTCTTGGGTGCGAAAGTCAAATATTTTCTTGGACCGTTTGGAAAACATGGCCAAACCAAATCTGACTCCGGAGCAATATAATCACTGGACAGCTGTAGCACGTTTTTTTAAAGGGTTTGAGTATTCCCGCCTTGTTTCCGTATTTGGCGATGTGCCTTATTTTGAAAAAGAAGTCGCGGCTGCCGATTTTGCTACTCAGTATAAAGACCGCGATAACCGTGGTGTGGTAATGGACCGCGTGTACGATGATTTTGTGTTTGTGTTGCAAAACATGCGCAATGATGATGGTGCCAATGTGTTGAATAAATATGTGGCTGCCTCTTTTATTTCTCGATTGATGCTGTTTGAGGGGTCTTGGCAGAAATATCACGGCCTTGATCAAGCAAGAGCAAAAAAATACTTGGAGCTAGCCCAAAACGCCGCTGAGATTGTTATGGCATCGGGAAAATTCTCGTTTTCTTCAGATTTCAAAAGCCTGTTTTCTTCGCAGGATTTGAATAGCAATAGGGAGGTTATTATGTATCGTAAGTATGATGCGTCTGTAAATGTTCTTCACGCAATAGGTTCCTACCAAAATGGTATTGAAGCGCAGGCATCGGCGCCGAACTTAAAATTGGTGAAAGAGTTTCTGTGTGTTGATGGTAAGCCATTTATGGCATCATCCATAGAGAATGCTGCAGATTTCTCGCTTGCAAGTTTAGCAAAAACCCGTGATCCTCGTTTTGAAGCATCATTTGATACCGATTTAAATACTAAAGCGTCAACATTTGTTTATGGTACAAAGTATGTTGCGCGCAATGGTTATAAAATTACAAGTGCAAATCCTGACTATTCAAAATGGAATTCTAATACAAATACTTCGGATGCACCCGTTATTCGATATGCGGAGGTGGTATTGAACTGGTTGGAGGCAAAGGAAATCCTCGCAGAATTTTTTGGTGGTGCGCCTGTAAGTCAAACAGACATAGATAAATCTATTAATGCGATCCGTAACAGGCCTTTGGATGAGACGGCTATTGCGAAAGGAGTGAAGAAAACGGCTCCACTTCAGTTGGGTGCCATTGCAAATGATCCATTGCGTGATGCAGATGTTTCATCTCTGATGTGGGAAATTCGCCGTGAACGACGAATGGAATTTGTTTTTGAATATTCACGGCTAATGGATCTAAGACGATGGAAAAAACTTAATTATATGGATTTTTCCAAAAATACCGATTATTTCACCGGTATTTGGGTTGATATTGCAAAACAAGCTCCTGATTTTTTAAAAGCTAGTTATATCGGTGTAACAAAAGTCAGAAAAACAGACGGTACTGTTGTTACATATAATGGGACTAATGCAACGGATATGGTAGGCTTCATTGTTGTGCAAAGTGCCTCAAACCGAAATGCAATTACTGATAAAAATTATCTGGCTCCTGTTGGTCAGGCTCAGATGGTGGAGTATGAACAACGAGGATATAAATTGACACAGACAAAAGGGTGGTAA